A segment of the Halovivax limisalsi genome:
CGTCGATCGAGGTGGCGACCGACTCGGCCACGTCTCCCGTCCGGACGACCCCATCCGCCGACTGCAGGTATTCGAGAACTCGCTGGCGACGCTCGGCACCGACGAGGGTGCAGACGGTCCGGATATCGAGTTCGGTGGCGACGCGTGGCATAGATTACCATTATGGATCTGCATTGCAAATAGATGATCCGTACCCGATTACTGTTAGCATCTATTCACCTTCCGTCTCAGCGAGCGGACCGGTCGACGGCGTCGATCTCCAGATCGTCGGTCAGTTCGACGGCGAGCCGTTCGTCGTCCATCGCGAGCACCACCCGGAACCGGTACGGATCGCGACCGAGGAGTTCCGTGCGAACGTTCCCGACGATCCGCGGATCCTCCCAGAGGAGTTCTCGGAAGGAGAAGAGGTCGTCGACGCCGTGATCGCAGAGAAAGGTGACGACCGACGGGTGGTAAAAGGCGCACGACCAGACCACCGAGAGGCGCTCGTATTCACAGTGGTCACACGAAAGCACCGCCCACGCCTCGTCGCGACGGTCGCACGTCGAACAGAGTCCCGCGTCGCGTTCGTGGTCGGAACAGACCTCGAACGTCGCCTCGACCTGGGCGGCACACTCCGGACAGATCCCGTTGAGCATCGGAATGATCTTCGAATCGTAGTGGAGGTGGGCGATGTCGACGAGTTCCGCCGGCGACCGGCCGGCGAGTCCGGACGGCGGGAATTCGTAATTCATGAACGTCCCGTCGGGGCGCGACCCGCCGATCAGGCCGGGACAGCCGGTGCAGCTGACGGTGAGCGTTTCGTCCTCGTAGCTCACCTGGACCGGCGACCCGCAGAACGCACACTCCCGGTCGACGGTCACCGGCTCGATGGACGGATCGTCGGTGAACGACCCCTTCAGAACGCTGCGAATCACCTGCTCACCCGGCTGGCGTAACAGGTACCCCTCCGGTGATTTCTCGATGTACTGATCGCGTAGCTTCCCGAGGTGATACCCGAAATTCCCGTGGTCCTCCGGCGCCACGCGACGTCGGAGCTCGGCGTAGGACTTCGGCTCGTCGGCCTCCCAGAGCGCCCAGAGCACGCCCAGGCGAATCTCGTTTCCGAGGACCGAGAAGGCCTCGGTCGGCGGGATCGCCCACCGATCCGCCTCGTCGTCCGAAAACATGTACTGAATTCGACAGTGGGGGAGTATAGACGTTCGGGTCGATACACGGCCTGATACGTCGGTGATCCGGAACTCGTCTCCCTATATATCGATGTCGGTATGTGTTTATCGGGGACCGGATCTGCACCCCCTTGCCTATAGGCTGTGAGGGGGTCGTCTCGCTACCGAATTCGGGTCGAGCGGACGACGCGTCGGCGCGTTCGTCGGTTCACTCGACCGGTCTGCCGTCCTCGGTCGGCGGTGCGACGTGGTCGACGTAGGCCTCGAGCGACGGCTCGTCCACCCGGACGCGGACGTCGAGTTCGCCGAGTTCGTCCGGCTCGCCGACGGCGAACGTCGCGCGGCCGTGGAGGGCCGGCTGTTTCTTCAGCGAGAAGGAGAACGTCTGCCCGTCGCGATTCGCGAAGAACTCGCTGCGAGCCGTATCGAGGATCTCCTGGCGGTGGAGCAGTTCGGAGAAGTGTTCGAGCGAGTGGGCCGTCGCCCGGAGTTCGCCGTGGCTCGTCTCGACCGACGCCTCCGGAAAGACGTTTTCGACGGCGTCGACGACCCGATCGGTGACCTCCGTGTCGTAGATCGGGGCCGTCACCTCGACGTCGACTCGGTAGACCGTCGCGTCGTCGCTCATTCCCGTGTCACCGTGGCC
Coding sequences within it:
- a CDS encoding DUF7351 domain-containing protein; translation: MFSDDEADRWAIPPTEAFSVLGNEIRLGVLWALWEADEPKSYAELRRRVAPEDHGNFGYHLGKLRDQYIEKSPEGYLLRQPGEQVIRSVLKGSFTDDPSIEPVTVDRECAFCGSPVQVSYEDETLTVSCTGCPGLIGGSRPDGTFMNYEFPPSGLAGRSPAELVDIAHLHYDSKIIPMLNGICPECAAQVEATFEVCSDHERDAGLCSTCDRRDEAWAVLSCDHCEYERLSVVWSCAFYHPSVVTFLCDHGVDDLFSFRELLWEDPRIVGNVRTELLGRDPYRFRVVLAMDDERLAVELTDDLEIDAVDRSAR
- a CDS encoding RNA-binding domain-containing protein translates to MSDDATVYRVDVEVTAPIYDTEVTDRVVDAVENVFPEASVETSHGELRATAHSLEHFSELLHRQEILDTARSEFFANRDGQTFSFSLKKQPALHGRATFAVGEPDELGELDVRVRVDEPSLEAYVDHVAPPTEDGRPVE